In Macadamia integrifolia cultivar HAES 741 chromosome 13, SCU_Mint_v3, whole genome shotgun sequence, one DNA window encodes the following:
- the LOC122058858 gene encoding RCC1 domain-containing protein RUG3, mitochondrial, which produces MASRLRCAPLGRYVSFTSSFSSSSSSSKVPLLWQPETEPAEGTTTTIQLLSWGRGASGQLGGGIEEIRLYPTTVASLLLPSNFKLSPVPGRLDVTSAAINGGAEPSPPPPPSLEVGISCGLFHSSLLVDGKLWIWGKGDGGRLGFGHENPAFVPTLNPNIDGVRSIALGGVHSVALTALGEVFTWGYGGFGSLGHYVYTRELLPRLVKGSWDGKICHIATSGAHTTAVTDSGELYVWGRDEGDGRLGLGAGSGPNEGGAYSIPSKVKALPMPVAAVSCGGFFTMALTKEGQLWNWGANSNHELGRGNKVGGWKPQPIPSLQDVRIIQMASGGFHSLALTDEGKVLSWGHGGQGQLGHSSIENQKVPAVVESLVGERITYITCGGSSSAAITDEGKLYMWGNARDCQLGVPGLPEVQPSPVEVKFLMEDDGLGPHQVLSVAVGASHAMCLVTRPGCQS; this is translated from the exons ATGGCGAGTCGCTTGCGCTGTGCACCTCTAGGACGTTACGTCTCCTTCAcgtcttccttttcttcttcttcttcctcatctaaaGTTCCCCTTCTCTGGCAGCCCGAAACTGAGCCAGCCGAAGGAACCACCACCACAATCCAACTACTCTCATGGGGTCGTGGCGCCTCTGGTCAACTCGGTGGTGGCATTGAAGAGATTCGTCTCTACCCAACCACTGTGGCCTCCCTCCTCCTCCCTTCCAATTTCAAGCTCTCCCCTGTCCCTGGTCGTCTTGATGTCACTTCTGCCGCCATCAACGGTGGCGCTgaaccatcaccaccaccaccgccgtCGTTGGAGGTCGGCATCTCGTGCGGCCTCTTCCACTCTTCCTTACTCGTCGATGGAAAATTATGGATTTGGGGCAAAGGCGATGGTGGCCGCCTCGGTTTCGGCCATGAAAACCCTGCTTTTGTTCCGACTTTGAACCCCAATATTGACGGCGTCCGAAGCATCGCTCTTGGTGGGGTTCACTCTGTTGCCCTCACAGCTCTTGGTGAAGTCTTCACTTG GGGTTACGGTGGTTTTGGATCTTTAGGGCATTATGTATACACCAGAGAGTTGTTGCCTAGATTGGTGAAAGGTTCTTGGGATGGGAAGATATGCCACATTGCAACTAGTGGAGCTCATACTACTGCTGTCACTGATTCAG GTGAACTTTATGTGTGGGGTCGAGATGAAGGTGATGGTCGATTGGGCCTTGGTGCTGGCAGTGGCCCGAATGAAGGTGGTGCATATAGCATCCCTTCCAAAGTAAAAGCATTACCTATGCCTGTAGCTGCTGTCTCTTGTGGGGGTTTTTTCACAATGGCACTTACTAAAGAGGGGCAACTTTGGAATTGGGGAG CAAACTCTAACCATGAGCTTGGAAGAGGTAATAAGGTTGGCGGTTGGAAGCCACAGCCGATTCCTAGCCTGCAAGATGTTCGTATCATTCAGATGGCAAGTGGTGGATTTCACTCTCTGGCATTAACTG ATGAAGGTAAAGTGCTTTCTTGGGGTCACGGTGGACAAGGTCAGTTGGGTCATTCTTCAATTGAAAACCAAAAGGTTCCAGCCGTGGTTGAGTCTTTAGTTGGGGAGCGCATTACATACATTACATGTGGAGGTTCCTCTTCAGCTGCTATCACTG ATGAAGGGAAGCTATACATGTGGGGAAATGCAAGAGATTGTCAACTCGGGGTTCCTGGGCTCCCAGAGGTACAACCTTCACCTgttgaagtgaaatttttaatgGAAGATGATGGATTGGGGCCCCACCAGGTACTATCAGTTGCAGTGGGTGCATCTCATGCCATGTGCTTGGTTACGAGGCCTGGATGCCAGAGTTAA
- the LOC122059777 gene encoding V-type proton ATPase catalytic subunit A-like translates to MPSINGVRLTTFEDSEKESEYGYVRKVSGPVVVADGMAGAAMYELVRVGHDNLIGEIIRLEGDSATIQASKSLNVFIFVLQNVFENSLMQHHVALPPDAMGKITYIAPAGQYSLKDTVLELEFQGVKKQFTMLQTWPVRTPRPVSSKLAADTPLLTGQRVLDALFPSVLGGTCAIPGAFGCGKTVISQALSKYSNSDTVVYVGCGERGNEMAEVLMDFPQLTMTLPDGREESVMKRTTLVANTSNMPVAAREASIYTGITIAEYFRDMGYNVSMMADSTSRWAEALREISGRLAEMPADSGYPAYLAARLASFYERAGKVKCLGGPERTGSVTIVGAVSPPGGDFSDPVTSATLSIVQVFWGLDKKLAQRKHFPSVNWLISYSKYSKALESFYEQFDSDFIEIRTKAREVLQREDDLNEIVQLVGKDALAETDKITLETAKLLREDYLAQNAFTPYDKFCPFYKSVWMMRNIIHFYNLANQAVERGAGMDGQKITYSLIKHKMGDLFYRLVSQKFEDPAEGEAALVAKFSKLHEDLIAGFRNLEDETR, encoded by the exons ATGCCGTCGATCAATGGAGTTCGATTGACGACATTTGAGGACTCGGAGAAGGAGAGCGAGTATGGCTACGTTCGCAAG GTATCAGGACCAGTTGTTGTTGCAGATGGAATGGCAGGGGCTGCTATGTATGAACTTGTTCGTGTGGGACATGACAACCTTATTGGGGAAATTATTAGACTGGAAGGAGATTCTGCTACAATCCAag CATCTAAATCTCTTAAcgtatttatttttgtattgcAGAATGTCTTTGAGAACAGTTTGATGCAACACCATGTTGCACTTCCTCCTGATGCTATGGGAAAGATTACTTACATTGCACCTGCTGGTCAATACTCACTAAAG GATACTGTGTTAGAGCTTGAGTTTCAAGGTGTCAAAAAGCAATTTACCATGCTTCAG ACTTGGCCTGTCCGTACACCACGGCCTGTTTCCTCGAAGCTTGCTGCTGATACACCTCTCTTGACTGGACAG CGTGTACTTGATGCCCTTTTCCCCTCTGTTCTTGGGGGGACTTGTGCCATTCCTGGAGCATTTGGTTGTGGGAAAACAGTCATTAGTCAAGCTCTTTCTAAG TACTCTAATTCTGACACTGTGGTTTATGTTGGTTgtggagagagaggaaatgaaaTGGCAGAG GTTCTCATGGATTTTCCACAATTGACAATGACGTTGCCTGATGGCCGTGAAGAATCCGTCATGAAGCGCACAACACTTGTAGCTAACACTTCCAACATGCCTGTGGCTGCTCGAGAGGCCTCCATTTATACAg GCATCACGATAGCTGAATATTTCAGAGATATGGGTTACAATGTTAGTATGATGGCTGATTCAACATCTCGTTGGGCAGAAGCTTTGCGTGAAATATCAGGGCGTCTG gcaGAAATGCCTGCAGATAGTGGTTATCCTGCTTATCTGGCGGCACGTTTAGCCTCTTTCTACGAACGTGCAGGTAAAGTGAAGTGTCTTGGTGGGCCAGAACGTACTGGTAGTGTCACAATTGTTGGTGCTGTTTCTCCTCCAGGAGGAGATTTCTCAGATCCTGTAACGTCTGCAACCCTCAGTATTGTTCAG gtCTTCTGGGGTCTGGACAAGAAACTTGCTCAGAGGAAACACTTCCCATCTGTAAACTGGCTTATTTCTTATTCAAAATACTCAAAG GCCTTAGAGTCTTTCTATGAGCAATTTGATTCAGATTTTATCGAAATCAGGACAAAAGCACGTGAAGTGCTGCAAAGAGAAGATGATCTGAATGAAATTGTCCAG CTTGTCGGCAAAGATGCTTTGGCAGAAACAGATAAGATTACCTTGGAGACTGCTAAGCTTCTGAGGGAGGACTATCTTGCCCAGAATGCATTTACTCC ATATGATAAATTTTGCCCATTTTACAAGTCGGTCTGGATGATGCGCAACATTATCCATTTCTATAATTTGGCCAATCAG GCGGTAGAGCGAGGTGCTGGTATGGATGGGCAGAAAATAACCTACAGCCTTATCAAACACAAGATGGGAGATCTCTTTTACCGATTAGT GTCCCAGAAATTTGAGGATCCAGCAGAAGGGGAGGCAGCTCTGGTGGCAAAATTTAGTAAGCTACATGAAGATTTGATTGCAGGTTTCCGCAACCTTGAGGATGAAACTCGATGA